CTCACCAGAAATAGCCGAGAAGTGTGCGAACACATCAGGCCCATTGTCTTGCTCGATAAAACCAAACCCTTTAGCATCATTGAACCACTTAACAGTACCTTCAGCCATCTTTTCTACTCCTCATTGTTCTTTGTGA
Above is a genomic segment from Geopsychrobacter electrodiphilus DSM 16401 containing:
- a CDS encoding cold-shock protein, encoding MAEGTVKWFNDAKGFGFIEQDNGPDVFAHFSAISGEGFKSLNEGERVRFDVSEGQKGPQASNITKI